GGCGCCTATCCACCATCATTATGAAAAACAAGGATGGTCGGAGCCAACTATTGTGATTCGCTTTTGGATTATCGCAATCATATTTGCGCTGATTGGGCTTTCAACTTTAAAACTGCGTTAAAAGGAGATTCTGTTTCGATGATTCGGTTGCCGCGCTATAAAAATGCCAGCGTTGGAGTGTTTGGTCTAGGCACTGCCGGACAGGCTGCCATTGCATCGTTGTTGCAAAGCGACGCAAAAGTATACGCATGGGATGATAATGCCAATAGCTGTGCGCAGCTTGCCGAATCAAAAGCAAAGAATCTGACAGTTAAAAACTTTACCCAATGGCCGTGGCAGGAAATGGACTGTGTGATATTAAGCCCAGGCGTTCCGCTTACTCATCCTCAGCCACATGAGGTGGTGCGGCTGGCGCAAAAAAATGCGGTGCGGCTGGTGGGCGAGGTAGACATATTATATGAAGCACGCCCCGATGCACGCTATGTTGGCATTACCGGCACAAATGGTAAATCTACCACCACCGCACTGATAGGCCATGTGCTGCAAGAAAATGGACTGTCAGCTCAAGTGGGTGCAAATTTGGGCGTTCCGGCCTTAGCTCTCACTACCACGGGCGCAGAAGATATTTATGTGCTGGAGATGTCATCTTATCAGTTGGATTTAATGCATACGACAAGGTTTAATGTGGCGGTGCTACTCAATATCACACCGGATCACCTGGATCGCCATGGGGATATGGCAGGATATATCGCCGCTAAACAGCGGATATTTCAACATCAGAAAAGTGAGGATGCAGCGTTTATAGGTGTGGATGATGCGTATAGCTGCAAGCTGTATGATGCTATTCGGCAGCGTAATACCC
This Alphaproteobacteria bacterium DNA region includes the following protein-coding sequences:
- the murD gene encoding UDP-N-acetylmuramoyl-L-alanine--D-glutamate ligase produces the protein MIRLPRYKNASVGVFGLGTAGQAAIASLLQSDAKVYAWDDNANSCAQLAESKAKNLTVKNFTQWPWQEMDCVILSPGVPLTHPQPHEVVRLAQKNAVRLVGEVDILYEARPDARYVGITGTNGKSTTTALIGHVLQENGLSAQVGANLGVPALALTTTGAEDIYVLEMSSYQLDLMHTTRFNVAVLLNITPDHLDRHGDMAGYIAAKQRIFQHQKSEDAAFIGVDDAYSCKLYDAIRQRNTQHVTPLSITQTNNTAIHVDSNGVLHDPTTTPVFRYDLTQLQRLKGAHNWQNIAAAYGVARYFAIDSNAIMRTIYNFSGLPHRLELVAQLGNVQFINDSKATNAEAAARALAPFDNIYWLVGGRAKAGGIDALAPYFNKITHAYLMGEAEDSFAQSLEGKVAYTKCGTLKNALHMANEAAQDNKKETVVLLSPACASFDQWKSFEARGDAFRDQVMELASKGVSSCA